A single window of Mugil cephalus isolate CIBA_MC_2020 chromosome 1, CIBA_Mcephalus_1.1, whole genome shotgun sequence DNA harbors:
- the ptgr1.1 gene encoding prostaglandin reductase 1 codes for MVQAKFWVLVKHFDGVPNDSNFKLKVEELPNIKDGEVLLEAVFLSVDPYMRVFSKLFMKEGDVMIGAQVAKVIESKNSAFPVGSHVVSDCGWRTHTISEGKGLLPVMADWPKDVSLSLALGTIGMPGLTAVYGIEEILGLQKGETLLVNAAAGAVGSLVGQIAKIKGCKVVGSAGTEAKVAFLKELGFDVYFNYKTVGSLEEALRNASPEGYDCFFDNVGGPSSSVALEQMKKFGRIALCGSISTYNDITPQTGPCPQLTMILKEIKMEGFLQARWEHKHPETLRKLMTWVKEGKLKTREHITKGFDNMPAAFMGLLKGDNIGKAIIAI; via the exons ATGGTCCAAGCTAAATTCTGGGTCCTGGTCAAGCACTTTGATGGCGTCCCTAATGACAGCAACTTCAAGCTCAAGGTGGAGGAGCTCCCCAACATCAAGGATGGAG AGGTGCTTTTGGAAGCAGTGTTTCTCAGCGTGGACCCGTACATGAG GGTGTTCAGCAAGTTATTCATGAAAGAAGGGGACGTCATGATTGGAGCTCAAGTTGCCAA AGTGATCGAGAGTAAAAACTCAGCATTTCCTGTGGGGAGCCATGTCGTGAGTGATTGTGGCTGGAGAACCCACACGATCTCTGAAGGGAAGGGCCTCCTTCCCGTCATGGCTGACTGGCCCAAAGATGTTTCACTGTCTCTGGCTCTGGGTACTATTGGCATGCCAGG ACTCACCGCCGTGTACGGGATCGAGGAAATCTTGGGGCTGCAGAAGGGCGAGACCCTGCTGGTGAATGCCGCAGCTGGAGCGGTGGGCTCCTTGGTGGGACAGATCGCCAAGATCAAGGGCTGCAAGGTGGTGGGGTCGGCAGGCACCGAGGCCAAAGTGGCTTTCCTCAAAGAGCTGGGATTCGACGTGTACTTCAACTACAAAACCGTCGGTTCCCTGGAGGAAGCCCTGAGGAACGCCTCTCCGGAGGGATACGACTGCTTCTTTGATAAC GTGGGAGGACCTTCTTCATCCGTGGCCTTGGAACAGATGAAGAAATTTGGAAGAATAGCTTTGTGTGGAAGTATCTCCACATACAATGACATTACACCCCAAACAG GGCCATGCCCTCAGCTGACCATGATCTTAAAGGAGATAAAGATGGAGGGCTTCCTGCAGGCCAGGTGGGAGCACAAGCACCCTGAAACTCTCAGGAAGCTGATGACGTGGGTCAAAGAG ggtAAACTGAAGACTCGGGAGCACATCACAAAAGGCTTCGATAACATGCCAGCTGCTTTCATGGGGCTCCTGAAGGGAGATAACATCGGCAAGGCGATCATCGCGATCTGA
- the haus3 gene encoding HAUS augmin-like complex subunit 3, translated as MLDGGQFVEALGRLGYPGASSLTASEFDWLFDCAPENLHFLNFVCRTLNQSNVLTVEEARAFQALQKSGKPILDEAALCKVLKTVGPSDGSSANILGPSCSSISSIFVAEEDAAIEDLEAELQALLREKKLKQWRYNKLQVMATSRADVDLQFTAELENTACKLKETGASIGAENANTNSLLQNLTDEVSKLSSYLPNLPEAQQKKKGEPVVQSNPSVTQRPPVLLSQMSLDPYLHQEECNTKTLAAFTKHFFQGISDIVETSCSERFQVLDLSSCDDGDANESERNGTEREKQVVENRRIEMARLQWAHIVAQHQLMQAMAEEKSVRSGLHWLSEQSSHIKSISTSSSLHVREVVSRKELQAVEAELEALLHGPVPTALRESARLLNVPVVRGDLDLQLARQDYYTSRQDQVRDYLLRQKASFDLVLLAQEMELRRWRICQKQLGEVNSRLVKEGEASSLRIESLAHPDLAINPRPNPIISCRDSAFSRLLQILCHDSDHSRSEPFRTYEALDTAARDLASSLQLTRDALAGAGREQNYTAARLYGDCEALHRAMYTELQQLVLGPQELTVKLVESESQLHSLQQVMQEILNEVKTKRSQLERNALLRRERELYIYFHLDARLLQKIVEDLEGKQTAKKGQQ; from the exons ATGTTAGACGGTGGGCAGTTTGTGGAGGCCCTGGGCCGTCTAGGTTATCCTGGTGCGTCGTCACTGACGGCTTCAGAGTTCGATTGGCTGTTTGACTGTGCCCCGGAGAACCTGCACTTCTTGAACTTCGTCTGTCGGACCCTCAACCAGAGCAATGTCCTCACCGTGGAGGAGGCGCGTGCTTTTCAAGCACTGCAGAAGTCTGGTAAACCAATTCTGGATGAAGCAGCACTGTGCAAGGTCCTCAAAACTGTTGGGCCGTCAGATGGGAGTAGTGCGAACATCTTGGGGCCTTCCTGTTCTTCCATATCGTCCATTTTTGTAGCAGAGGAAGATGCGGCCATAGAAGACTTGGAGGCAGAACTCCAGGCATTGCTCAGAGAGAAAAAGTTAAAGCAATGGCGCTATAACAAGTTGCAAGTTATGGCTACTTCCCGTGCAGATGTGGACCTACAATTTACTGCAGAGTTGGAGAACACTGCATGTAAGCTAAAGGAGACAGGTGCTTCTATTGGAGCCGAGAATGCTAACACAAACTCATTGTTGCAAAACCTAACAGACGAGGTGAGCAAACTTTCTTCGTATCTCCCAAACCTGCCAGAAGcccagcaaaaaaagaaaggggaacCTGTGGTTCAGTCAAACCCCTCTGTCACCCAAAGGCCCCCTGTCCTCCTTTCTCAAATGTCCTTGGATCCCTACCTGCATCAGGAGGAGTGTAACACTAAAACACTTGCGGCCTTCACAAAGCATTTTTTCCAGGGCATATCAGACATTGTTGAGACTTCATGCTCTGAGCGCTTCCAGGTCCTTGACCTCAGTTCTTGTGATGATGGAGATGCGAATGAGAGTGAACGTAATgggacggagagagagaaacaggtaGTGGAGAATAGGAGGATAGAGATGGCCAGACTTCAGTGGGCTCATATCGTGGCTCAGCATCAGCTGATGCAGGCCATGGCAGAGGAGAAGAGTGTCAGGTCTGGCCTGCACTGGCTCTCTGAACAGTCTTCTCATATCAAG AgcatttccacttcctcctcactGCATGTGCGTGAAGTTGTGTCCAGAAAAGAGCTACAGGCTGTGGAAGCTGAGCTGGAAGCTCTGCTTCATGGACCAGTACCTACTGCTCTTAGGGAGTCAGCCAGATTGCTTAACGTGCCAGTAGTGAGGGGGGACCTGGATCTACAGCTGGCCAGGCAGGATTACTACACCTCCAGACAGGACCAG GTACGAGACTATTTACTCCGCCAGAAAGCGTCCTTTGACTTGGTCCTTCTGGCTCAGGAAATGGAGTTGAGGAGATGGAGGATATGTCAGAAGCAGCTGGGAGAAGTTAACAGCAGACTGGTGAAGGAAGGTGAAGCGTCCTCCCTTAGGATTGAGTCCCTGGCACACCCTGACCTGGCCATCAACCCGAGACCCAACCCTATCATTAGCTGCAGGGATTCAGCGTTCAGTAG ACTGCTGCAGATCCTTTGTCACGACTCAGACCACAGTCGATCAGAGCCTTTTCGGACGTACGAAGCATTGGACACGGCAGCTCGTGATCTTGCGTCGAGCCTCCAGTTAACCCGAGATGCTCTAGCCGGTGCCGGCCGTGAGCAGAACTACACAGCAGCTCGTCTTTATGGCGACTGTGAGGCGCTCCACAGAGCCATGTACACAGAGCTCCAGCAGCTGGTCTTGGGGCCACAG GAGCTGACGGTAAAGCTTGTGGAATCCGAGTCTCAGTTGCACAGTTTGCAGCAAGTAATGCAAGAAATCCTGAATGAAGTTAAAACCAAGCGCTCTCAGCTGGAGCGCAACGCCCTCCTCAGGCGCGAGCGGGAATTGTACATTTACTTCCATTTGGATGCCCGGCTACTGCAGAAAATAGTGGAGGATCTGGAGGGCAAGCAAACTGCAAAGAAAGGGCAACAGTAA